In the genome of Rhodamnia argentea isolate NSW1041297 chromosome 3, ASM2092103v1, whole genome shotgun sequence, one region contains:
- the LOC115729039 gene encoding uncharacterized protein LOC115729039, whose amino-acid sequence MGQIFDKFQGKEWRRKQIRKITDKVFDRVTNNVERASLTFEDLYIAVLLVYNDINKHLPGPHFDPPSKDRVQIMIQESDVNIDGQIDREEFVSFIERLTSDTFIVVSQGLIITLVVAPTIAMATKRTTEGVPGIGKVVQKLPNSVYASLVTMAVVLFQKSIQEV is encoded by the exons ATGGGACAGATCTTCGACAAATTCCAAG GCAAGGAATGGAGGCGAAagcaaatcagaaaaattaccGATAAGGTTTTCGATCGCGTGACAAACAATGTTGAAAGAGCTAGCCTGACGTTTGAAGATCTATATATTGCTGTTTTGCTTGTGTACAA TGATATCAATAAGCATCTGCCTGGTCCACATTTTGATCCACCCTCAAAAGACCGAGTTCAAATAATGATACAG GAATCCGATGTCAACATAGATGGACAAATCGATCGTGAAGAATTTGTGAGTTTCATCGAGCGGCTAACGTCCGACACATTTATAGTCGTCAGTCAGGGATTGATTATCACATTGGTTGTGGCACCTACTATTGCAATGGCAACAAAGAGAACTACCGAGGGTGTCCCAGGAATTGGTAAAGTGGTGCAAAAGTTACCAAACTCAGTTTATGCATCGCTTGTGACCATGGCCGTTGTGCTGTTCCAGAAGTCAATCCAGGAGGTTTAA